TTAGTAATCCCTGGTTGGTTGGAAATAAAACAGGGATGTTACGTAAACTGTAACGGTGCATAGGTTTGCTTCTGGGAGAGGCATAATTCAGCTACAGTTTGTTCCTCACTACCATGCCCCAAACTGCCCTGTCTCAAGCCGCTGCTTCGCTGCTGGCCGCGCCGACCGACCGACCACCTGTCCCCGCACGTGCGATCGATGCCCGTCTCTATCAAATTCTGTTTCTCAGCTTGTTTTTGCTCCTCGGTCTCGTGACTCGGGATTGGACGCTCCATCCGACGATCATCCTCGTGGCGATCGTCACCTGCTGCGCCACCCAAGCGATCGCCCAGTCGATCGTCCAGTTTCTCCAATGGCGGGTGGAACAGAAATCTGACCCCTGGCCCATGCCTAGCTTGCAACCATCTACCTATTACAGTGCTCTCATCACAGCCCTGGGACTATCGCTCCTGCTCCGGGTCGATCGCTGGGAAACGATGGTTCTGGCTTGCAGCATGGCGATCGCGTCCAAATTCCTCCTACGGGTCAATCAGAAACATATTTTTAACCCTGGTAACTTTGGCATTATTTCGGTCTTGCTGCTGACCCATCACGCTTGGGTGTCACCGGGCCAGTGGGGAGAATCCGCCTGGTATGCGGCGCTGTTTCTGCTCTGTGGCGGCCTGGTACTGCAAAAGGTGGGGCGCTGGGATACCACCGTCGCCTTTTTATCGGTCTACGTTGGCCTAGAGGCCGTGCGCAACCTCTATCTAGGTTGGACGTGGGATGTTTGGGGGCATCGCCTCATGAGTGGGTCTTTGGTGATGTTTGCGCTGTTTATGATCACCGACCCGAGAACGATTCCCAATGCGCGATCGGCTCGCTTGATTTGGGCCGCCGCGATCGCAGCCCTCACCTTTGTTTTACGAAATGTCTATTTTCTTAATACAGCCGTCTTTTGGGCGTTGTTTGTGCTGGCTCCCTTGACCTTCCTTTTAGACTGGCTGTTTCAGGCCGATCGCTTTGAATGGCTGCATCCATCCGCCGATCGCTCCATGACTGCCAGCCCCTCCCTCGATCGGTAAAGTCTAGATCGGTAAAGTCTAGATTTTCATCCACACGATTACATTACCCACGATCGCAACCCACACGATTACAACAATTGTTACTCTCAGTTGCCTGAATTCTTTTTAGTGATTCACCCATTGATCAATACTGATTGGATAGAACGATGAAACATTCTCGATCCCTATTAAACTTTGTATTAGCTTTTTTAGCTGCAATAGCATTGTGTTTAACAGTTGTACCCGCAGCTTGGGCCTTCTGTGGCTTCTATGTTGCAAAGGCAGACTCCAAACTATACAACCAAGCCTCCCAAGTGGCGATCGCCCGCGAGGGTAATCAAACCGTGTTAACCATGGCCAATGATTACCAAGGCGAGGTCAAGGATTTCGCGATCGTGGTTCCGGTACCCGTCGTGCTGAAAAAGGAACAGGTCAAAGTCGCCAATCCCGCCATTATTGAACGGTTGGACGCCTTCAGTGCCCCACGACTGGTGGAATATTTCGATCCCGATCCTTGCCAGCGGTTTGAATTGGAAGATCGGATTCCCATGAGTGCCGTTCCCGCCCCCCAAGCCGCCGGAGAAAGCAAATCCCGCCGCAGTGATGCCTTTGGCGTGACCATTGAAGCTAAATTCAGCGTGGGTGAATACGACATTTTGATTCTCAGCGCTAAGGAATCCGGCGGATTGGAAACCTGGCTGCGACAAAACGACTACAAAATTCCGGACGGTGCCCGCAAACTGCTGCGACCTTACATTCGGCAGAAGATGAAGTTCTTCGTGGCTAAGGTGAATCTTGAGAAGTTTGAAGATTCCGGCTTTACCCGCCTGCGACCACTGCAAATGACCTACCAGTCACCGCGTTTTATGCTGCCGATCCGGTTAGGCATGGTGAACGCCCAGCAGGCCCAGGATTTGATTGTCTACGTACTGTCGCCCCAGGGCCGCGCCGAAGTCACCAATTACCGCACGGTGCAGGTTCCGTCCAATGTCAATATTCCCGAATTCGTTAAGAACGAATTTGGCCCATTTTACAAAGATCTGTTCAGCACAGCCTACGATCGGGAAAATCGCAACGTCGCCTTTTTGGAATATGCCTGGAATATGGCCAATTGCGACCCCTGTTCCGCCGATCCGCTCAACCCCGAAGAACTGAAAGAAGCGGGGGTCTTCTGGCTCGATCGATCGAGTGATGAGCCTAACCCCGGAATTTGGAATCGTCGTCGCCCGCCTGTGATGAATAACGGAGTGTACGTCACCCGCTTGCATGTACGCTATACCCGCGACAAATTCCCAGAGGATTTGATGTTCCAAACGACGAACAATCAGGACACTTTCCAAGGTCGTTATGTGATGCAGCATCCGTTCCTCGGCGAAGCAAAATGTGCAGAAGGTAAACGCTACCGCGCTGCGTTGCCCCGCCGGTTTGAACAGGAAGCTCAAACCCTCTCAAAATTAACGGGTTGGAATATTAACGACATTCGTAAAAAGCTACCAACCATTAAGCTGGCAGACTTTAGTTGGTTCGATCGGGTGTGGTTCAATTTCTTGGGTTAAAGTAACCCGGGTTCTCCGACCAGCCTTGCTATCAAACAATCAGCGGACGATCGCAGAATCCTCGATCGTCCGCTGACTCTAGTTTTTCGAATCTAGCAGTTTATCTAGCATGAAGTACTAAGCTTAACGCTGAGTTTAATGCCGTCATCAACGCTAAATCTAGTACTGAAATTAATGTTGACTCAATCGCTGATAGACCTGAGTCAGCGCAGTCCCGTCGCCCACATTGCCGGGAAATAGCACGATCGGTAAATTGGGAAACTGCGGATGGGTCTCGGACGTGCGCACCATCGACACCCCAGGAATCACCTGACCCAAGAGATAGGCGGTTTGCAGCGCTAGTCCTTGGCTCAGGGTATCGTTGGAGGTAATGCCCCCTTTGCTAATCAAAAAGCCGATATCCTCTGGCAAATGGCGAATCACATTCATCAGTAAACTGGAAACTGCTTCCCCAAACTTCAGCCGAGTCTCCACATCATCAAAGGTCAGTTCCTGCCGACTGGTGTAAACCACCGCCGTTTGTCCTGCTTGGTGAATTTGGCTGACCCGATCGTAAATTTCGGCCAAGAGTTGCCCTGGGATTGCGGGATTGGGGTCTAACAACCGCCCCACTTCTACCTCTACCCCCACCGTCCCCGGTGCTTGCAGTAGGTTGGCTAATTGTTCCGTCGTCTTTTTCACATGGGAACCGACAATGACAGCCCCCGGTTTGCCCTCCCGAACGTAGCTGGCCATTTCCTCCGGCGCGATCGGTTGGGGTGGCAGGTTCGCCAAGGCGGTGAGTAAACTAGCCGCACTGCGGAACAAAAAGCGTTTGCCCTGGGAGGCAGCGGCCAAAACCTCTGCTGCAAATTGATTCAGATCCGCTTGGGTTTCCGCATCCACCACCGCACAGCAATTCTGGGTCAGGTGCAACAGGCGATCGAGCACCCCCGATCGAATATCCGCCAGCACAAATCGCTCCACTTGGTTGGCAGCAATACGCCCCTGGGTTTTCTCCTCAACGTAGTCGGGTAGATAGCTATGGCTGTAGCCAAAGACAGAATCCTTCGCAAATTCCGTTTCGTGCACCGGGGTATCCACGCCATTGACCTTGAGGTAGTGAATGCTGTCCCGCGTCGTGCGACCGCCTTCAAAAAAGGCCGGGGTGAGGAAATGGGCATCAAATCCCCCCAGTTCCTCGGCAATCACATCGGTTTCGATCGGATAATGGCCGCGCAGGGTGGAGTCCGATCGGCTGACGACTAGGAAATCCTGAATACCGACTTCAGCGATCGCCGTTTTTAAATTGCGGCACACCTCCCGCGTCACATCTGCGGCTTGTTCTGCGGGCAGTGCTCGGGTATTGGTTAACACGAAAAAAATGGGTGCCTCATCTCGCAATCCCAACTTTAAAGTTTCCACATCCCACTGCATCAACAACAGACAGCTATGAACCGTCTGCGAGCCAGTGGGATCATCATCTAGCACAATAATTTTGGGGCGAGTATTCATAACCAACAATGCAACCGCAATAGGAAAAACGATGAACTGATGCTTGCTTTAGCCTACCAAGGAACGATCGCCAAACCCGCCCATTTCCAGAAACTCACCATAGGAATTCCTGCTGCAAAACATTGGTGTTGCAAAACATTGGTGTTGCAAAACACGAACTCTACAAAACACGAACTCTGCAAAATTCTGCAAAATAAAGAGAGACCCACGATCGTGAATCTCTCCCCCAATTTCTAGCCGATAGAACCTAGGCCATCTCTCTAACGACGGATGGTTAGCGACGGATGTCCTTCGCCATATTCCGGAACATATCCATGCTGGTATCCAGTTTGCGCCGTTCTTGAGCTTCTTGGCTGCCAGCAGCACCATTCTCCGTAGCCTTCGAGGCTGCGGTAGAGCTAGCCGAAAAACTACCATTTTGGCTATTGAAAACCGTTTGGTCTGCTGCAGACACTTCTTTTACAATCTCAAACTCTTCGCCACCGGCACTCTTCGGGAATGTCCGACGGATCTTTTTGGACTGCCGCATATAGTCGGTATTACCCATGGATCGTGCAGCATCATCATCCAAGAAAAAACTTTCCTTGGATTGAGGCTCTTGATCGTTATTTTTCCCAAATCCAAACAGACCTGCCATGCAATCCTCTCCTACCCCGTATAAAAACTTGATTTAGTTTTGTAAAAATCTATTCTATCAAAAATTGCTTAACAATCACGTCAAAACTGTTCCCTGTCAGGAATTGGTGAATTAGGAAGCCCTTGCCGTTAAGCCAGAAATTTACATTTCTTGAGAATTCAATCTGTAATGTAAATTACATTTAACAACATTGCGAATTCCGCAATCATTGACGAGTGCAAAGCCGGGTCCAATCAACGCTGCATCGACCGTGTGATTTCTTAGCAAATCCCTAACTTATGTATCGATGTTCCTATTGACTCACGCCGAACTGCGAAAATTAAGTCATAGGTTAGACTTGCTTCCCTGGCTCCACCCCCTACAGTGCTAAGAGGATGCATAAGACACATAGAATTCAGGACTAGGTTCCCAGCATTCGTTCCAACCTATTCTGGAATACTACGCATTTCCACTGAAGTTAAGCCCACCTGTCTTGTTTGGTGGAGGAGAACCATTATGCGACGATCGGTGATTTATGCCATTACACTGGCCTTTGCATTGCTGATGTCTACACCCGTGCGCGCAGCTGATCCGGATCAAGTCCAGAAGTTGCTAGAAACGGGCGAATGTCAGGGCTGTAACTTATCAGGCGCAAACCTACGCCATGCCCATTTGATTGGAGCCGATTTGCGGGGAGCCAACCTAGAAGGGGCAGACTTGTCAGGTGCGAACTTGGAAGGAGCCGATTTGACGGGTGCCAATCTAGCACGGGCTAACATGGTGGGAACCTTTGCTACCAACGCGGATATGAGTGGCAGCAACCTGGCGCGGGCGGACTTGACCAACGCGATCGTTTACAACGCAGAGACCCGAGGGGCTAACATTACGGGCTTAACCTTCCAGAATGCTCAACTCTACGGCAGCGGCATCAACGTCGGCGGCGGTGACTAGGTGTCTGCCACGGTGGCTAAGTACTAGCTAATCTGCCACGGTAGCTCAGTACCAGCCAAGGTGACTAAGTGCTTACCCAAGTAACTCAATGGGTCACTAACATCTACCAAGAAGGAGCAGAGCTTGCCCGTCTCTGCCAGCTTCCCGACCTTTCTTCAACCGCACAATCTTCCCCTAAATGCCCCCTGCCCATCTAAAAGACGAGAGCCTAGCCGCCCCATACCTTCTCTAGCACCGTCGAAGGTGCAATATCGGCCACTTGCCCAGTGGAGGACTTGATCGATAGGACGCGATCGTTCTTGGGGAGCAACTTATTAGGATCCGCCTGACCCAGTAGCACTAAAGTAAATGCCTGGGACGCGATAGATAGGTGCATCGTATCGCTGTTCAGACACATGACTAGGCTGGCTCCAGTCAGCATTGCCACCAATTGCCCAAGATTATCTGGAGCGGTGATCTTAAGCCCTGGTAAGGCTTCCACAAGCAGCTTGACCCAACTGTCATCCTCGGAGGTTTGTGCCAGCACCAAGGGTAACTCAGGCTGCTTTTTCTGAAAGTCTTGAAGAATCAGTCGCCAATTGTCAGCGGGGTAAACACCATCAGCGGATTTGGCATCACCACAAACCACAACATAGCCCCCAGAAGCCAACCCCAGACGTTGCCGTTCTTGGTCAGCCCATTGCAGATCTTTGGCGGGCACACTGACTTTGAAATCGGGCAGTGGCGTACTGAGATCCATGCCCTGCACCAGATCGTGGTAGGTCTGGGCGAGGTACTGATTGCCCTTGTAAGGGATCGATCGCGTGAGGAAGAGCTCACCCGCTCCTCCCGCAAACCCAACCCGATTTGGAATCCCACTCAACCAGAGGAGAAACCCCACTGACCATCGGTTATCCAGGGTAATCGCAGCTTCATATTCCCGATCGCGCACCGTTCCCAGCAAGTTACCCCAGTCGGCTAGACTGTTCCTCGCCTGAAAGTCGAACGCAATTACTTCATTGACTGACTTGGAAACTCGGTAGGCTTCCTTAGCTCTAGGCTCAACGACTACATCAATCTGAGCTTCGGGATAGCGTTTTTTCAAATCATCGATCGTTGGAAAAAAGAGGATTTGATCACCGATTTCACCGGGAACAAGAGCAAGGATTCTCATAAAAAAATGCTTTACACGTCTACCCGCTCCTTATTCTATGGGAATTCTATGGGATTTTTGCAAAGAGAAGTCGTGATTTCCTAGACAAATGTAGGGATAATTGCTCATCCCTGCACCCATCACCCTGCTGATGACCGGACTGACGACCGGATTCAGACTGATTACCGTACCGAGAATGCTTCGTTAAAGCGTTTGGTAATGGGTTCAGTGATGAAGCTAAGAACCGATTTCTTGCGGGTCACAATTTCTGCGGTGGCGGCCATCCCAGGGGTAAAAGCCACATCCCGCCCCCGCACCTTGATGGAAGACTGCTTGAGCCGAACCTTACAGGGGAAGACCGGGCCAATATCCCGTCCACTCTCATCCTTCTCAACGATCGCATCGGGGCTGATCTGAACCAATGTCCCTTCAACAATGCCAAATTCCTGGTAGGGGAAGGTCGCAAATTTGACTTTGACGTTCACTTCCTCCTTTTGCTCGAATTTTTGCAGGATAAACCCAATGTCCCGATTGAGGATCTTGGCCTCTAAGACTAAGTCTTGGTTTTTCGGCAGCACCCGCAGAATTTCTTCCCCCTGCTGAATCGGCCCTTGGGTCACCTTCACGTCATAAATCGTGCCGTCAAAGGGGGCTGTGATCGTTTCACGATCGTTTTGTTGCTTCTTGGCGACTTCCAATTCCCCTTGCTTCTTCGTCAGTTCCTGCCGTTGCAGAGTCAGCTGCGTCAGGACTTCCCCTTGGCGCTGCGGGGCGATCCCCGCTGCGGTACTTCTCGCCCCCTCAAAGGCTTGTTGGGCTTGCAATATCCGTTCAGCTTGGGCTTCAATTTCCTTTTCTAAACTGACGATCTGGTTCTGAGCCTCCACAATTTGATTGCTGGCATTGGTGACTTGGTTGCTGGCATTGGTCACCTGATCCACCGCGTTCAAATATTCGATGTGGGGAACAGCCTGATCTTCGTTTAAAGTGCGCAGTCGGGATTCCTTTTCCCTAGCAGTGGCCAGGTTCCGTTCTGCGTTCTGCTTGCTGATCTGCGCATTGGCTAAGGTTGCTCTCGCGTTGGCTAGGTTTTCGCGAAACCGTTCTAGGCGAGATTGCCCTTCCCCGATCGTGGCGAGTTGGCGATTGGCTTCGGCGTTGGCAGCCGATTGTTTTTCCTGAAGTTCCCGCTGCCGTGCTAGAAGAAGCTGGCTTTGTTCGGCATTAGCGGCTGTCACTTGCCCTCGGCTTTCCGCTTCCAACCGAGCAATATTCTCTTGAATTTTGGCGACTTCTTTCTCTAAACTTTCCACACTGGTTTCCGCAACCCCAGGATCCACTTCCACTAGTACCTCATCCTTGGTGACGGTTTGTCCCGGCTGGACGGCAACCCGCGATACACTTCCTGCACTCAATGCCCGCAGGGGGCGCACTTCAGTAAAGGGAACCAGCTTGCCTTGGGCCGTTGCAACTTCGTCAATCAAGCTAAAGTGAGCCCAACCGATCGCGCTCAAGGTCAGTACACTAATTCCCCCTGCTAACAAGCGGGTATACAGTGGTGGCAGTTCCTGGACGGCTTTGCCCAACTCGTAGGAAAGCTTATCTTCTGGATTCGCAAGTTGCTGCTTCAGTTGTCGGGACTGGGCAGGCGTGGCTGAGAGAGAGACTTTCATAGAATTGCCGGGATCGTTTTGGGGGACTAATGAAGTTGGGGGACGGGTGAGTCTTTGGAGTTGAGATGTTGGAGGCTTTAGCTTCCAGGTTAATCTACCTTCGCTGCTAGGATACCCACTTTTGAAGAAAAAAATGTTGGCCTGAGACTGGACTCAGTGGCAGGTTGCTAGAACCCCAATGAATCATCTCAATTCCATGATCATAATCTGGGATCCGCTCGCTTTGCCCAGCGGGAGCCTGCCCAACAAAACCCAGAAGCCTGTCTAATCAACCCTGTCTCATCAACGAAATGAGGCGGTGATCAGGAAATCAAAGCAAGGGAGGCACGATCGACGATCGTGCCTCCCTTCCAACGCAACTATTCAGTCTGAATCCCGCATTAGTCCGTCAAGTTGTGCTCAACCACACAGGCTTAGGACTCATTGGATTCTGACGATGGCTGATTCGACAACTGCTCTGCTTCTGGACAATCATCAGAGACAAGGGGATCGACATTGCCTTTTGGCACCGATGCTAATTTTTGGGTCACAGCCCCAATGCTTTCTAGGCGAACCATTTCTTCCCAGGAACAAACTTCGTCTTCTTCCTCCGTTTCGTACCGTAGGGTGACGAGATCGCCCTCAATATCCAAAATTCGGGCGCGCTCAATCCAGCGTTGCTGATCCCGCAGAAAAATCCAAACTTCTCGTCCATCGCAGCAAAGTTGATAAATTTTGCGGTGCAACATGGTGTTTCTCCTGAGACAATCATTCTCAAAGGTCTAGGGATAGATCCATCCATCACATCATGGAACTGACTGGAGTCTATCAGAGAGGGACCGGATATTCTACTGCACTCCCGTCTCCTCAAAGCGATCGAACCTCCTATTCACTCATACACAAACCTCTCCGAAAATCTCGATAAAACGGGCTCAAAAGTTCCTCAATGGCTAGAACTCTTTCCGTCGGCAAGGTCGATCGAGACCGTTGAACCACCCACTTGAGCTGGGTGCGGAGAAGCGTTGAAATGGGAGGATAGAAATTCTTCACTAAGCAAATAGCCATTCCAAACAACATTGGATCCTAAAAGACTCGGCTGAAAGAACAGCGCTTAAACCTTAGAGCCATGACCCAAAAGTGAATCACACAAACCTTGGATCCGTTATTAAACGTGCAGAAAGAGCAAGCTACAGAACTTTTTAGGGCTCTTTACAACTGCAAAATTTGAAGCTTTAACCGCCGAGATGCTGTCGGTACAAAACTGTACAAGCAAGGGTGAAGGAACCCGCAGCGCCAATTAAACTCGGTCAGTATAGTCATGCTGAGATACGAGGAATGCTCCAAGAACCTACCAAAGACTAGAAAGGCAATTTCCCTGGCCCAATTTACGAATGAGCTACCTAATAAGCTACGTAAAGTGATCCATTCGTTTCACCTCCAGGTTACCCCCCATTCTAGCGATTGTCAGGTCAATCTGCGGCCTTCATGAATAAATTTGTTCATAAATTTTGTTCCTAGATGTTGTTTATAAGGGGGTTCGTACCATCTACGATGCTTGGATCAGGGATCCTGACTATCCGCCAGGTCAGGGCAGCCACTGAGGATGAATTCCTGCAAACGGGAGGGATTGGGGTTCTAAAGCTTGCTTGGGATCACTCGCTAAGGGCAACAGCCATAGCTGTCCTGTTTTGGCCGTTGGTTCCCCGTTGGGAGAAGGCTTCACCGTTTGGTCAAATAATAGAGCTACTCCATCGGGCGCAAGGCTGACTTTGACTTCCCGTTGATTGGGCAACTTGAGCAACGGGTACAACGCCTCATTCGGGTTCTTGGCGGTTTGGGCGGTTTTGAGATCGATCGCCGCTAGGTAGGGTTGTTCCTGATAGGTTTCACCGGGAATCAGTTCCGTTAATAGACAGTAGAGAATCTGTTTGGTGGGATCAAAAATTGCATTCAGAATCGATCCCGTGGTTTGCAGAATTTCCTTTTCCCCTTGACCTGTGACCAGAAACAACGATCGCGTGTAGTTCTTATTAAACTTCACCATAGCCGCAGCGGTATTATCCCGGGCTAAGCCCAGCACGTTGCCAAATTTAGGTAAGAAGCTGGGTGCTTCCGCCCCCTCTTGCAGTGGCAGAACCGAGAGTCCTTCTCCCTGGGCCAGAATCATAGATTGACTGTCAGCAGTAATCAAAAAGTCGCCACCGGGTTGGTCGAGTTTAATGGGTGCTGGAGCTGTGCCCGATCGCAGAATCCAGGGTTCAGACTGTCCCTGATTTTTGCGGCTGACTCGCTGCACGACGATCGTCCGTCCATCGGGAGACAGGTCAAATTTCAAGTTTTGGTAGTCCTGATTGTCCAGAACTTCAAGAAC
The Alkalinema sp. FACHB-956 DNA segment above includes these coding regions:
- a CDS encoding pentapeptide repeat-containing protein, with translation MRRSVIYAITLAFALLMSTPVRAADPDQVQKLLETGECQGCNLSGANLRHAHLIGADLRGANLEGADLSGANLEGADLTGANLARANMVGTFATNADMSGSNLARADLTNAIVYNAETRGANITGLTFQNAQLYGSGINVGGGD
- a CDS encoding RnfABCDGE type electron transport complex subunit D; this translates as MPQTALSQAAASLLAAPTDRPPVPARAIDARLYQILFLSLFLLLGLVTRDWTLHPTIILVAIVTCCATQAIAQSIVQFLQWRVEQKSDPWPMPSLQPSTYYSALITALGLSLLLRVDRWETMVLACSMAIASKFLLRVNQKHIFNPGNFGIISVLLLTHHAWVSPGQWGESAWYAALFLLCGGLVLQKVGRWDTTVAFLSVYVGLEAVRNLYLGWTWDVWGHRLMSGSLVMFALFMITDPRTIPNARSARLIWAAAIAALTFVLRNVYFLNTAVFWALFVLAPLTFLLDWLFQADRFEWLHPSADRSMTASPSLDR
- a CDS encoding DUF6679 family protein, with protein sequence MLHRKIYQLCCDGREVWIFLRDQQRWIERARILDIEGDLVTLRYETEEEDEVCSWEEMVRLESIGAVTQKLASVPKGNVDPLVSDDCPEAEQLSNQPSSESNES
- a CDS encoding HlyD family type I secretion periplasmic adaptor subunit, with the translated sequence MKVSLSATPAQSRQLKQQLANPEDKLSYELGKAVQELPPLYTRLLAGGISVLTLSAIGWAHFSLIDEVATAQGKLVPFTEVRPLRALSAGSVSRVAVQPGQTVTKDEVLVEVDPGVAETSVESLEKEVAKIQENIARLEAESRGQVTAANAEQSQLLLARQRELQEKQSAANAEANRQLATIGEGQSRLERFRENLANARATLANAQISKQNAERNLATAREKESRLRTLNEDQAVPHIEYLNAVDQVTNASNQVTNASNQIVEAQNQIVSLEKEIEAQAERILQAQQAFEGARSTAAGIAPQRQGEVLTQLTLQRQELTKKQGELEVAKKQQNDRETITAPFDGTIYDVKVTQGPIQQGEEILRVLPKNQDLVLEAKILNRDIGFILQKFEQKEEVNVKVKFATFPYQEFGIVEGTLVQISPDAIVEKDESGRDIGPVFPCKVRLKQSSIKVRGRDVAFTPGMAATAEIVTRKKSVLSFITEPITKRFNEAFSVR
- a CDS encoding glycosyltransferase family 9 protein, with the translated sequence MRILALVPGEIGDQILFFPTIDDLKKRYPEAQIDVVVEPRAKEAYRVSKSVNEVIAFDFQARNSLADWGNLLGTVRDREYEAAITLDNRWSVGFLLWLSGIPNRVGFAGGAGELFLTRSIPYKGNQYLAQTYHDLVQGMDLSTPLPDFKVSVPAKDLQWADQERQRLGLASGGYVVVCGDAKSADGVYPADNWRLILQDFQKKQPELPLVLAQTSEDDSWVKLLVEALPGLKITAPDNLGQLVAMLTGASLVMCLNSDTMHLSIASQAFTLVLLGQADPNKLLPKNDRVLSIKSSTGQVADIAPSTVLEKVWGG
- a CDS encoding DUF2330 domain-containing protein translates to MKHSRSLLNFVLAFLAAIALCLTVVPAAWAFCGFYVAKADSKLYNQASQVAIAREGNQTVLTMANDYQGEVKDFAIVVPVPVVLKKEQVKVANPAIIERLDAFSAPRLVEYFDPDPCQRFELEDRIPMSAVPAPQAAGESKSRRSDAFGVTIEAKFSVGEYDILILSAKESGGLETWLRQNDYKIPDGARKLLRPYIRQKMKFFVAKVNLEKFEDSGFTRLRPLQMTYQSPRFMLPIRLGMVNAQQAQDLIVYVLSPQGRAEVTNYRTVQVPSNVNIPEFVKNEFGPFYKDLFSTAYDRENRNVAFLEYAWNMANCDPCSADPLNPEELKEAGVFWLDRSSDEPNPGIWNRRRPPVMNNGVYVTRLHVRYTRDKFPEDLMFQTTNNQDTFQGRYVMQHPFLGEAKCAEGKRYRAALPRRFEQEAQTLSKLTGWNINDIRKKLPTIKLADFSWFDRVWFNFLG
- a CDS encoding four-carbon acid sugar kinase family protein, with the protein product MNTRPKIIVLDDDPTGSQTVHSCLLLMQWDVETLKLGLRDEAPIFFVLTNTRALPAEQAADVTREVCRNLKTAIAEVGIQDFLVVSRSDSTLRGHYPIETDVIAEELGGFDAHFLTPAFFEGGRTTRDSIHYLKVNGVDTPVHETEFAKDSVFGYSHSYLPDYVEEKTQGRIAANQVERFVLADIRSGVLDRLLHLTQNCCAVVDAETQADLNQFAAEVLAAASQGKRFLFRSAASLLTALANLPPQPIAPEEMASYVREGKPGAVIVGSHVKKTTEQLANLLQAPGTVGVEVEVGRLLDPNPAIPGQLLAEIYDRVSQIHQAGQTAVVYTSRQELTFDDVETRLKFGEAVSSLLMNVIRHLPEDIGFLISKGGITSNDTLSQGLALQTAYLLGQVIPGVSMVRTSETHPQFPNLPIVLFPGNVGDGTALTQVYQRLSQH